In Gossypium hirsutum isolate 1008001.06 chromosome D06, Gossypium_hirsutum_v2.1, whole genome shotgun sequence, one genomic interval encodes:
- the LOC121218141 gene encoding probable methyltransferase At1g29790 has protein sequence MGSVSLKLGDGTARFKRSTLCSSAVNILMLFSVLATNLFALHAFTYSPKHHTITPFHHKNITLISQHVSLIIKQIDSSQKKLARIENQLLGYQTLNVSRPNLANELKLFLQHHQLPLGKDSRTGITEMVASVGHSCEKSAGLLSQYMTYKVSGPCPDDWSLAQKLILRGCEPLPRRRCFAKTVSKVGLSTWSGLGCKNINCLNKKPNGFAFDRQKYVKTTSKNDFLIDDVLAMGNNGIRIGFDIGTGSKTGTFAALMAEKNVTIITNTLNVDALDSDFIAARGVFPLFLSLDHRFPFYDNVFDLVHVTSGLDVGTKPEKLEFLMFDADRILRVGGLFWLDNIHCGDDEKKRTLTRLIEKFGYKKLKWVVGQKMDGAVGSGKHELDLSAVLQKPVRI, from the coding sequence ATGGGTTCTGTTTCACTGAAACTTGGAGATGGAACAGCAAGATTCAAGCGTTCAACACTCTGTTCATCTGCTGTCAACATTCTCATGCTTTTTTCTGTTCTCGCCACCAATCTTTTCGCTTTACACGCGTTCACTTACTCACCAAAACACCACACAATCACCCCATTTCACCACAAGAACATCACTTTAATCTCCCAACATGTCTCTTTAATCATAAAACAAATCGATTCATCTCAAAAAAAGCTTGCTCGAATTGAAAACCAACTCCTTGGTTACCAAACACTTAATGTTTCAAGACCCAACCTTGCAAATGAACTCAAATTGTTCTTACAACACCACCAGCTTCCATTAGGGAAAGATTCAAGGACAGGGATAACTGAAATGGTGGCTTCAGTAGGACATTCATGTGAGAAATCAGCTGGTTTGTTGTCTCAATACATGACATACAAGGTTTCTGGTCCTTGTCCTGATGATTGGAGTCTTGCACAGAAGCTAATTTTAAGAGGGTGTGAACCATTACCAAGAAGAAGATGCTTTGCCAAGACTGTTTCAAAGGTAGGCCTTTCAACTTGGTCTGGCCTTGGTTGTAAGAACATCAACTGTTTGAATAAAAAACCGAATGGTTTTGCCTTTGATAgacaaaaatatgttaaaactaCAAGCAAGAATGATTTCCTTATTGATGATGTGCTAGCTATGGGGAATAATGGGATTAGAATAGGTTTTGATATTGGAACAGGGTCTAAAACAGGAACTTTTGCTGCTTTAATGGCTGAAAAAAATGTGACAATAATCACCAATACACTCAATGTTGATGCACTAGATAGTGATTTCATTGCTGCAAGAGGTGTTTTCCCTTTGTTTTTGAGTTTGGACCATAGGTTTCCTTTCTATGACAATGTGTTTGATTTGGTCCATGTTACAAGTGGTTTAGACGTTGGAACCAAACCAGAGAAACTGGAGTTCTTGATGTTTGATGCAGACAGGATCTTGAGAGTTGGTGGGTTGTTTTGGTTAGACAATATTCATTGTGGTGATGACGAAAAAAAGAGGACTTTGACTCGTTTGATAGAAAAGTTTGGGTATAAGAAGCTGAAATGGGTTGTGGGACAGAAAATGGATGGTGCTGTTGGGTCTGGAAAACATGAACTTGATCTTTCTGCTGTTTTACAAAAGCCAGTGAGAATCTAA
- the LOC121218142 gene encoding zinc finger CCCH domain-containing protein 6 isoform X2, translated as MPMTELWWIWPYRPCSITMIRLFLSEESPSQVGSGAQDHLQAKTFSVSHLYGAAVDDFLPPGFEGASSTNHLQINLSEVPVISWRFPLRFVLDVDWQVVAGEESKEVEIQHQREVRVLEAVYPRPSAIPSNPSTYEEDCNYDEQQTPQIPVTPIEDEDAAIGTPLGVLAPFRAPISSQAGLPAAASAAFTTIDHNNERGNMIDPNLLVKILSNPTLIEKLVTDYRPPFDLPPPVNVSGPSSTPSSAATSDGSFYAWSNGVGVAPSNKQGPIPAVGVPQKKDENYYKNLIQQHGGERPGTTQSFDSRYNHQLKPNLEVTSNPKSRDSKTRIMKPCLYFNTARGCRNGVNCAFQHDTLSQNNVSDAPNAKRMKMDREISS; from the exons ATGCCAATGACGGAGCTGTGGTGGATTTGGCCGTATCGGCCCTGCTCCATTACCATG ATAAGGCTGTTTTTATCAGAGGAATCACCTTCACAAGTCGGGTCGGGTGCTCAAGATCACCTCCAAGCAAAAACCTTTTCGGTATCCCATTTATATGGGGCAGCCGTGGATGACTTTCTGCCTCCTGGCTTTGAAGGAGCTTCTTCAACAAATCATTTGCAGATTAACTTGTCGGAAGTCCCCGTCATTAGTTGGAGGTTTCCTCTGAGA TTCGTATTGGACGTGGATTGGCAAGTAGTTGCTGGAGAGGAAAGTAAAGAGGTCGAGATTCAACATCAGAGAGAAGTGAGAGTGCTCGAAGCTGTTTATCCGCGCCCATCTGCAATTCCCTCAAA CCCTTCCACTTACGAAGAAGACTGTAACTATGATGAACAGCAAACTCCTCAGATACCTGTCACTCCTATCGAAGACGAGGATGCAGCAATTGGAACACCATTGGGCGTCTTAGCACCATTCCGTGCCCCCATTAGTTCACAAGCTGGTTTACCAGCTGCTGCATCTGCTGCCTTTACAACGATTGACCACAACAACGAACGTGGGAACATGATTGATCCTAACTTGCTCGTCAAAATTCTCAGCAACCCGACATTGATAGAGAAATTAGTTACTGATTACAGGCCTCCTTTTGACCTGCCACCACCTGTGAACGTTTCCGGTCCATCTTCCACCCCATCCTCTGCTGCTACTTCTGATGGTTCGTTTTATGCTTGGTCAAATGGGGTCGGAGTAGCGCCCTCAAATAAACAAGGCCCTATTCCTGCTGTCGGAGTTCCgcagaagaaagatgaaaactaTTACAAGAACTTAATTCAGCAGCATGGAGGAGAAAGACCAGGAACGACACAGAGTTTCGATAGCCGATACAATCACCAGCTAAAACCGAACCTAGAAGTAACAAGTAACCCCAAATCGAGAGATTCGAAGACAAGGATAATGAAGCCGTGTTTGTACTTCAACACTGCCAGAGGATGCAGGAATGGAGTCAATTGTGCTTTCCAACATGATACATTGTCCCAGAACAACGTTTCGGATGCTCCGAATGCTAAGAGAATGAAAATGGATAGAGAGATAAGCAGTTag
- the LOC121218142 gene encoding zinc finger CCCH domain-containing protein 6 isoform X1, producing MRGVRKSKRVTWAPDLSLFQIRLFLSEESPSQVGSGAQDHLQAKTFSVSHLYGAAVDDFLPPGFEGASSTNHLQINLSEVPVISWRFPLRFVLDVDWQVVAGEESKEVEIQHQREVRVLEAVYPRPSAIPSNPSTYEEDCNYDEQQTPQIPVTPIEDEDAAIGTPLGVLAPFRAPISSQAGLPAAASAAFTTIDHNNERGNMIDPNLLVKILSNPTLIEKLVTDYRPPFDLPPPVNVSGPSSTPSSAATSDGSFYAWSNGVGVAPSNKQGPIPAVGVPQKKDENYYKNLIQQHGGERPGTTQSFDSRYNHQLKPNLEVTSNPKSRDSKTRIMKPCLYFNTARGCRNGVNCAFQHDTLSQNNVSDAPNAKRMKMDREISS from the exons ATGCGAGGCGTACGCAAATCCAAAAGAGTTACTTGGGCACCGGATCTGAGCCTCTTTCAG ATAAGGCTGTTTTTATCAGAGGAATCACCTTCACAAGTCGGGTCGGGTGCTCAAGATCACCTCCAAGCAAAAACCTTTTCGGTATCCCATTTATATGGGGCAGCCGTGGATGACTTTCTGCCTCCTGGCTTTGAAGGAGCTTCTTCAACAAATCATTTGCAGATTAACTTGTCGGAAGTCCCCGTCATTAGTTGGAGGTTTCCTCTGAGA TTCGTATTGGACGTGGATTGGCAAGTAGTTGCTGGAGAGGAAAGTAAAGAGGTCGAGATTCAACATCAGAGAGAAGTGAGAGTGCTCGAAGCTGTTTATCCGCGCCCATCTGCAATTCCCTCAAA CCCTTCCACTTACGAAGAAGACTGTAACTATGATGAACAGCAAACTCCTCAGATACCTGTCACTCCTATCGAAGACGAGGATGCAGCAATTGGAACACCATTGGGCGTCTTAGCACCATTCCGTGCCCCCATTAGTTCACAAGCTGGTTTACCAGCTGCTGCATCTGCTGCCTTTACAACGATTGACCACAACAACGAACGTGGGAACATGATTGATCCTAACTTGCTCGTCAAAATTCTCAGCAACCCGACATTGATAGAGAAATTAGTTACTGATTACAGGCCTCCTTTTGACCTGCCACCACCTGTGAACGTTTCCGGTCCATCTTCCACCCCATCCTCTGCTGCTACTTCTGATGGTTCGTTTTATGCTTGGTCAAATGGGGTCGGAGTAGCGCCCTCAAATAAACAAGGCCCTATTCCTGCTGTCGGAGTTCCgcagaagaaagatgaaaactaTTACAAGAACTTAATTCAGCAGCATGGAGGAGAAAGACCAGGAACGACACAGAGTTTCGATAGCCGATACAATCACCAGCTAAAACCGAACCTAGAAGTAACAAGTAACCCCAAATCGAGAGATTCGAAGACAAGGATAATGAAGCCGTGTTTGTACTTCAACACTGCCAGAGGATGCAGGAATGGAGTCAATTGTGCTTTCCAACATGATACATTGTCCCAGAACAACGTTTCGGATGCTCCGAATGCTAAGAGAATGAAAATGGATAGAGAGATAAGCAGTTag
- the LOC107942265 gene encoding protein IQ-DOMAIN 32 produces MGRSISCFKIITCGTDSADKNDDVIDVPQDKRSSDKKGWSFRKRSERHRVLSNTVVQEASTGLEESPETASYVQQSDVSVAPEKTSTVQYTEEKLQSVAPKDYVEEKSQLLTQEDLKVPEPVVAATNEAKDDSNVDESVVVVVQTAIRGFLARKELGKLKNLVKLQAALRGHLVRRHAVGTLRCIQAIVKMQMLVRARHARLSQEGSYSEKNAASTSIEKLLSNRFARQLLDSMPKTKPIRINCDPSKPSPGWSWLERWMSTSSSEKTSMAELPNEQPRDSPLDATVPSKAISESNDVNKILVSSESEENLITYVAADSKSKACLPTSSVTGDLERTQIDNMSTSDLKETSLDQTIETEAHCLDVGVESLDAVLSGADTISRSKEPSITENPVLHDRKGQHDGSECGTELSVTSTLDSPDRYEVGTVEYENGVKVSEQENCSSNGAKDLDVKENATIAILVPGSSLSIANQPNKLDDTKGELANLVAVDSPRVEHEPCRLSPEASPRSHMTVPESQGTPSSQVSIKSKKKKTEKSGQKRKSFSTAKGSPTADRNSGAKSSTEQPSKDQRSGKRHNSFGSTKPDNIDEEPRDSNSSNSLPRFMQATESARAKVNANNSPRSSPDVQNGDLYIKKRHSLPGANGKQHSPRIQPSSGAKGNDRKWQR; encoded by the exons atgggAAGATCCATTTCCTGTTTCAAAATCATCACTTGCGGCACTGATTCAGCTGATAAAAACGACGACGTTATCGATGTTCCTCAG GACAAGAGATCGAGTGACAAAAAGGGATGGAGTTTCCGGAAGAGATCTGAACGGCATCGGGTGCTTAGCAACACTGTGGTACAAGAAGCTTCTACTGGACTGGAGGAAAGTCCTGAAACTGCTAGTTATGTTCAACAGTCTGATGTCTCCGTTGCTCCTGAGAAAACCTCCACCGTTCAGTACACCGAAGAGAAACTTCAGTCAGTGGCACCAAAAGATTACGTTGAAGAAAAATCTCAATTATTGACCCAAGAGGACTTGAAAGTGCCCGAACCTGTTGTTGCTGCCACGAATGAGGCTAAAGATGATTCTAACGTGGATGAATCCGTTGTTGTAGTCGTCCAGACTGCTATTAGAGGGTTCTTG GCACGCAAAGAGCTAGGAAAGCTTAAGAACTTAGTAAAGTTGCAAGCTGCCTTACGGGGGCACTTGGTTCGAAGGCATGCTGTGGGGACCTTACGGTGCATTCAAGCCATTGTCAAAATGCAAATGCTAGTCCGTGCCCGTCATGCTCGTTTGTCTCAAGAAGGTTCCTATTCCGAAAAGAATGCTGCTTCTACTTCCATAGAGAAGTTGCTTAGCAATAGGTTTGCTCGTCAG CTGCTGGATTCAATGCCTAAGACCAAACCTATCCGCATCAATTGTGATCCATCAAAACCGAGTCCGGGTTGGAGCTGGCTGGAGAGGTGGATGTCCACGTCATCATCTGAAAAGACATCAATGGCAGAGTTACCTAACGAACAACCTCGTGACTCTCCACTCGATGCTACAGTTCCATCTAAAGCTATTTCTGAGTCGAACGATGTAAACAAGATATTGGTTTCATCAGAGAGTGAAGAGAATCTAATCACCTATGTTGCTGCCGACTCTAAGTCCAAGGCTTGCCTGCCCACTTCTTCAGTAACAGGTGATTTGGAGCGAACTCAGATTGACAACATGAGTACATCCGACCTGAAAGAGACCTCGCTGGATCAAACAATTGAAACAGAGGCTCATTGTCTTGATGTTGGAGTTGAATCTTTGGATGCCGTGTTGTCAGGGGCAGATACAATAAGCAGGTCAAAGGAGCCAAGCATCACAGAAAATCCAGTCCTACATGATCGGAAGGGTCAACACGATGGCTCGGAATGTGGCACCGAACTTTCTGTCACTTCCACCCTCGATTCACCCGATAGATATGAAGTTGGAACCGTAGAATATGAGAATGGAGTCAAAGTTTCCGAACAAGAAAATTGTAGTTCTAACGGTGCCAAGGATTTGGATGTCAAAGAAAATGCTACAATTGCAATCCTGGTGCCTGGTTCTTCTCTATCCATTGCTAACCAGCCCAATAAACTTGATGACACTAAAGGTGAACTGGCGAATTTAGTTGCTGTTGACTCCCCTCGAGTAGAACATGAACCATGCAGATTATCCCCAGAAGCCTCTCCTAGGAGCCATATGACAGTTCCGGAATCCCAAGGAACGCCTTCTAGTCAAGTATctataaaaagtaaaaagaagaaaACTGAAAAGAGTGGTCAAAAGCGCAAGTCTTTTTCTACTGCTAAGGGTTCTCCAACTGCGGATCGTAATAGTGGTGCCAAAAGTAGTACGGAACAACCATCCAAAGATCAAAGAAGCGGGAAGAGACACAATTCTTTTGGTTCAACAAAACCTGATAACATCGATGAGGAACCAAGAGATAGTAACAGTAGCAATTCTCTTCCCCGTTTCATGCAAGCCACGGAATCTGCAAGAGCTAAAGTTAATGCTAATAACTCACCGAGATCAAGTCCCGACGTGCAAAATGGAGATCTTTATATCAAAAAGAGACATTCCTTACCCGGTGCTAATGGGAAGCAGCATTCTCCAAGAATCCAACCATCGTCGGGTGCAAAAGGAAATG aTAGAAAATGGCAAAGGTGA